From Solanum stenotomum isolate F172 chromosome 2, ASM1918654v1, whole genome shotgun sequence:
TAGTTCAATCCtttttattttgatctttttagtAAACTGATGGGGGGTGCGGAGCAATAGGTCGAATTACTATATAAAGAAGAGTTGTAAACTATAGGACTTCTTGTTCGAGTAGGAATATTTTGGTTTTTCTCGTTCTTTCTCTTCGATAAGAATATTGATTTGATATAGAGATTCCTCTTCATTTTGTTGTGCTCAGCGAAAGAACTGCCTAAGCATACTTTTTCGGATCCAAACTTCTTTGATCTTTCTAAGTCTTCTTCCTGCATAGAAAAACACAATTGTTGCAAAGACCGGGATTTTAGTAGTAGGTGGCATCCCCTCTTAGTTTTGAGTTGGTGGAACCATTCTGTTTTAGTTCTTCTCCACAGGTGATCCAGGAATTTTCCTATTATTTTCTCAACTGATATTTCGATATAGAAGGATCTCTTTATTTCTTCATTGCGGGTTCTCgcatcattttcttgaaaaGATATTATATCACCATGGGAGAGTTTAAAATGAGTAATGTTAACGATTTCATTATGCACACAAACCCTTCTATGACCTATCAGCTGCCTTGCTTGAGGAATAGTTTAACAAAAATGGAGACGAACCGGGATAACGTCCGATCTTGTTTTTGGATTGAGTAGAAAGGGGATATATGAAGTTCGTTCTCTTCCTCTGTGCATCTCTGTGATGGGTAAATCTCCATAAAAAAAAGGACAACTTTCGTGTAGTTTGTGATTGGATGTAACTGTTAAGATTTTCTCAAGAATAAATCTTTCTCTTAATAGATTTCTTCTTGTTCCTCAATCTTCCGAGAATACGACATTGTATTATTGGAAGTTCTCTATTCCAAACATTTCCTGAAAGTAGACGACAAGTTTTAAATCTTAATGCAGGCAAGACATATCTCGTTGAATCAGTCTTTTTCGCCACATCGCATAAAAGTCTTTCCTAATGATCTTCTTggagtccctcctaagagagaaatagacttcggtatagacattCTTCTAGATACTCGTCCAATATCTACTCCGctatatagaatggctccagtagagttgaaagagctaaaagaaCTGTTGAAAAACCTCCTAGATAAAGGTTTTATctgaccaagtgtctcaccttggggtgctccagtcttatttgtgtgaaagaaagatggttcccttggGATGTGTAAAGATTatcgccagttgaacaaggttaccattaagaataagtaccctcttctgagaattgatgatctctttgatcaacttcagggtgcttcttttttctttaagatagacctcagatcaggctaccatcagttaagggtaagggaatgCAATATTCCAAATATAGCATTCAGGatccgttatggtcattatgagttcctagtcatctcatttggtttgaccaatgctcctgcaacattAATGGACcctatgaatagagtattcaaaccttatttagatatgtttgttatcatattcattgatgacatactaatctatttgaggaatgaagaagatcatgctactcatctcagaatagttctccaaactctaaaggatagagagttgtatgccaagttctctaagtgtgagttttggcttgagtctatggcattcttaggccactaTATGTTATGAGAGGGAATTAATGTTTATacccagaaaatagaggcagtgcagaattggcccagacccacatctccaactgatattaggagtttcttgggtttggctagaTATTATAGatggtttgtagaggggttctcatatATTTCatccccattgaccaagttaactcaaaaaatagtgaaatttcaattgtctgaagcttgtgagaaaagcttccaagaattgaaaaagaggttgactacttcCCGagtattgaccttactagaaggtacgcaagactttgttgtatattgtgatgcatctagagttagtttgggttgtgcgttaatgtagaatggcaaagttatagcttatggcTCCAGACAATTAAAAGTTCATGAAatgaattatccaacccatgatctagagttggctgccatagtattttctttgaaaatatggtgccttaatctttatggtgttcatgtggatgtgttcaccgatcacaagagtcttcagtatgtgtttactcataaagagcttaatcttagacaaaggaggtggttagaattacgtAAGGATTATGCTATGAGTATTCTTTATAACCtaagtaaggctaatgttgttgctgatgccttgagtagattttctatgggtagtaccgcccatttttAGGAAGATAAGAGAGAGGGTTAACGAAAGATGTGCATAAACTTTCACGATTGGGAGTTCttctaatggatt
This genomic window contains:
- the LOC125854433 gene encoding LOW QUALITY PROTEIN: ribosomal protein S4, mitochondrial (The sequence of the model RefSeq protein was modified relative to this genomic sequence to represent the inferred CDS: inserted 2 bases in 2 codons; deleted 1 base in 1 codon; substituted 2 bases at 2 genomic stop codons), with protein sequence MWRKRLIQRDMXLPALRFKTCRLLSGNVWNRELPIIQCRILGRLRNKKKSIKRKIYSXENLNSYIQSQTTRKLPFFYGDLPITEMHRGRERTSYIPFLLNPKTRSDVIPVRLHFCXTIPQARQLIGHRRVCVHNEIVNITHFKLSHGDIISFQENDARTRNEEIKRSFYIEISVEKIIGKFLDHLWRRTKTEWFHQLKTKRGCHLLLKSRSLQQLCFSMQEEDLERSKKFGSEKVCLGSSFAEHNKMKRNLYIKSIFLSKRKNEKNQNIPTRTRSPIVYNSSLYSNSTYCSAXPHQFTKKIKIKRIELPTLYSEVNHRTPKVVVSYGPNIGHIPHDIRLKDPNLLLRSGKGCGQNI